cggtcgcgccgctggggttgatgcataggagaccactccagcactggctccagactggagtcccgagacaagcatggcaccacggcacgcatcgggtaaggatcacccccttatcactggcttatcacacccaggccgtgcccctacccttgcgggtctgagctcactcaacaaggggtgttgcgtcctcgtgggcactggccaagggcacctccctagcagacatctgaagagccgcgggttgggcaacacccaacaccttcgcgaggttttacaacctccgcgtcgagtcggttgcgtctcgtgttttgtcaggtccgagcccgtagaactcggtaacacgtagaccgaccggccgggtggatcgcttgcgcccagcgcccttttcctgacgtcaaggtaaagtagtgcgccttcttcccagggcaccccactccgagtcgggaccctggtcgattcctccccagccctccggtcGGCGGTTCAgaggaggaactcgccgacccaagccactgcgggtaccctgatggctaccctgtactggtataggtgctccacaggtaaggcctcctgctcggactcccctgtgtgtaattccacggttctgtccccttacgagcggaccccgtgtctcccttaggcagttacagctgccccggtcgccgtgctgtagcaactccccctttcgaggctggatctaccaccgcaccatactttccacacgagccctaagacggccgtgtgacgtgtctaccacttttcctccccaagaaaaagggcaggtgtggtctccgcagggtctgggtaagacccccttccctatatgcgtgtaagggccccggccgtgattgctctatgcgagaaacatagagagaaaagaggcccagccaggctggcctgttcccatgttggcaaacatcgccttgttccccttccagggtaactagaaggattccgatgttcttatggggcattggggaagggtacgtgcagccaggtacagacgatgcgcggcactggatgaaatccctgcccgcctctgtatcggcggttcacgtacacagttcagcgcatggcaagattggaatgggtcccctagtgtcgcttctcagacacaacgtggagagagcgacagcaggggaacgtttggttacgtatggttacgagggaacgacacgttgtgtctttcttCCGctatgtcgctgaaccgagccactgttgaggccggaccatttccggctcctcagaaaaatcctgaatgaactcccgtatttgcgccgcttaaatacccgtatgtccgggggcgggacatgcaaataccggctgccaactctcattggccttttttcatagatcagaggtggatatcggcgctcaagagagacccctagtctcgcttctccgacacaacgtgtcgttccctccctcggggaacggaggttacatacgtaaccaaacgttttcaaggacacaatggtggtggctgtggggatcgaaccaccatccttctgattatcagttatgtgctttagaccactacaccaccaacactCCATATTACTATGTAATATAATCCGAAAATCATCTCATATGATTAATGTTTTATGAAGACACTATCAgtactactgatcttttgtagtgtctagtagtgtgtctgtttggatctgccatgcAACATTAGGAGTAAATGTTTTGGTGACATTAAGAGTAAATTTTTTGACgtttcagtcaagaaacttggtTAAAATAATAGCAGACTCAAacagtcagccaggttagctataaagctaatgatcTGGACACTCTACAATGTGCTACGACTGGTCTGAGTAATATGgccgttatctgattggcttgagtagacgatggTTGGAATCTggagtctgcttatagggagtggcggtactgttcagtaccatggcattaccctggTAACGTGGAGCACGGTGCGAAGGCGCGATGAGAAAATGTGAGCATGAGGCGATCGACTGTGTTCCGTGAATGCTagagtccttgaataacgtataacatgtAAGCGCAGcctgtggagtttctggtgcccccctaggaagTTGGTGCCCTACCCAGACTGCATAacatgcgtatagggagcggtgttactgtggtagcctaatgttatttttctgaaagtgattttACTGAAAGTAGCGCGCACACTTTAAGGCACCTCCGCTTAATTTTCTTAATTATGCCCACGATTTACAAAGAAATATCATACTAAAACATTactattattgtgagattatgatgagatttaaaaaatgttttgaacaTTTTTTAAACCCTGCTAGTGCTTGTGCCCCTGCTGCCCCTGTTCTGCCCCTGTTCTGTGCATCTCTGTGAGGACACACACTCCCGCATGCAAACTCACACTTATTTTATGGGTCCTAGCAAAAATCAAACAACTAACACTAATGTTCATTCGTTTACAGTCAGTAATAATTTACAGAGCGCAAAAACAGTGTGGTAAACATATAACAGTACACAAACAATGCCTTTCTTtccctttaaataaatatcactcagcatagtaaaaaaaaaaaaaactgtaattgaTTAAGTTGTTTTTGATAATGGAAGATTGTTTGAAAAGACAAACATATTAATCCTCATCATTTGTCTTATTTTGATACAAATGTAACAATTATAGGGTCAAATGTGACAGTTCATAGTATTTTTCAGTTCTTGCAGGAGAAATCTGACATGCAATGGCATACTTTAAAATACACCTGGCTTTTGAATTGACCTTTGTAACAACACAAAAAAGCATCAATAAAATGACCCAGGCCTGAACGAAGAATAATCTGTAGGTAATGTGGTTCATTTCAGCTTTAAGATCAAGACACTCTGTGTATCCATGTGTCActctgtactaaatacagatttataaaatacataaatattattaaatatgttctttaacgttactttgtttctgtttgtttattggttgCTCTGGGATTCCCTAAAATTCCTGTTGTTATGGTGATGAGTCACACCTATCAGCAAACAGCAGCCTACATGGTGATATTCCAAATGTGCAAAAGCAACTTCTTCCACATTGGTTCTGTAGCAGCGAAGCGTATCCCATATGCTTGAGAGGTGCCTGAGATTTACTCATGACACTTGTTGTCTTGAAAATTCAACAACTTGAAATCTTGGTTTTGGTTACATCATGTAGCAGGACATCATAGCCAGGTCCCTCAAGTCATCATCAGTCATACAATCTGAAAACGTAAAGACAAGAaattacttgaaaaaaaaaagtgctttcgGTTCTCAAATCATTAAAAGCAGAGAACATAGTGATAACATGTTGAAATGAGCAGgttatcaaattaaaatactcacttctACTCTCCCCGGTGAGTTTTTTGCAAAGGCGCCTTATGGATCTCATCAGTCGTCCACTTGGAGATCTAGGCGGAGGACTGTCCGTTTTACGCGGGCTGGGCGCGTCCTGGTCTGGCTCCTCGGTATCCTCGTCGTCATCCGTACACTCCTCCAAGCAGCTCGCGGACACCAGCCGCTCAAAAATGTCCTCATCTACCGGCAGATTGTCTTTGATTCTCGCCTCTGACAGCGGCGTGGAGTGACGGCACAGCGGACACAGTAACCGGGGTTCGGGGCCCTCCACGGACTGCGCGAGAGTCACCAGGCAGCTTTCACAAAATGTGTGTTTGCAGATCAGCTGTCGTGGACACCGCCGACCGACGTTGAATGTGCGGTAGCAAATTCCGCACTCGGTTTCTAATAGCATGCTGTCCAGGTTGTTTGTTGTTGTCTCGTACTTGAGAAGTGGTTAATGTTGAAGTGCCGCTGAGTCATGCAAAGGATTCTTATATAGTTGAAAGTGGAGGGAAGTGCGTTGGCGGGAGTAGGCTGTGTTTTCTCTCAGCGTGTGTTTACACAGGGAAACAATTGACAAAAAGAGCACACGCAGGAAAAAACACGCTCAGGTCAACATATCTAAACAATGTGATGTCACTTTCTGTCTGTAGGCTTGGTGATGTCTTACCtccatttaaatgtaatgtaaatgttgtttacatttacattacatttacagcaCCTATAATGTACACTGTCtcttatacaaatatatactctatattttacagggatagttcactcaaaatgaaatattttcttatcatttactcaccctcttgccgtCGCATACAGGTATGACTCTCTCTTTCTGCTGCGGAACACAAAGATATGTTGAAGGATGAATtatatgtttttgtccatacaatgcaagtcaatgggtccaaaactttcaagcttcaataaggacataaaggcagcataatactGATCCATACGacacaagtggtttaatccatttcttctgaagtgacaTGATAGCTTTGGCTAAGAAACAAAGCTTAAATTAATTCCTTTCCATTCAAATGCTTCACTTCCGCCCAGCTATACTTTGCAGTTTCATGAGAGAACTCGCGCTAGACACATGTAAGTTTGCATGCGCTCGCTGGAACTTCTGGTTGTATTGCAGATCCATCTGTTTTCTGGATTCTAGAATATGAAAAacgcacatgcgtcaagcacaagGACACATGAACAAGGCTCTCTCAAGAACATGCATAGGAGAGCTGAGTGGAAGTGAGGATTTTTTTGTGAATAAGGACTTAATTTGGATTTGTTTCTTAACCAGAGCGATTGACATGGATTGACATGgacacttgagtcatatggattacgttttatgcagcctttatgtcctttttaaggCTTAAAGGGTATGGACCACATTGTCTCATATTGTATAGACAACACATCACTCAtccttaaaaatacatttgtttgtgtcccatagaagaaagagagtcatacgaGTTGGAGACGGCATAAGGTtgagtaatataatttttttcaataatcATTTTTGGGTTGGAGACGGCATAAGGTtgagtaatataatttttttcaataatcatttttgggtgaactattcctttagcctAAATTTTAGATTGTTATGAAGGGACAGTGAAAGCATGACATAACATCTACTGTAATACAGCTGCGTgcatataaaattgtattttaacaatACATTCATTTGGCTGCAATGTTATTTGATACGATGTTTAAATTCTTAAATGTCACCTCAAatcttatatcttttttttttcttctttttttaaaacagttttttgaGAAGCTTactggaaaaaataataaaactttgATTGACTattaattttgtaataataaacaaatatctcAGCCTTGTTAATAGAATACAACAATGCTGCCTGCATGGATCAGCCTTATCCAAACAAAATATACCCCCACAGTGATTTCCCAGAATACATTCCCTCATGATTCCCCCTCTCCAAAATTCCCTTACTTGGACTTGGGTGTGTCTTTTACGCTCAGTTTCTAAACTGGCTTTGGCCAGTTGCCCTACCTTCAGAGTGTTTCCCACAAACCCAAgtagtgtttgttgtgtgtgggtAATGTAGGTTAACTTCCTTCATGAGAACTCACTCATTTGTTTACTCTCTTGCCCGTGGTTTAGACTTTAGTTTTTCATGTGTTTACGTTGTTAGAAATGTTCAATAGCAACAGGTTTTCCTaatgttattaaatatatataacagtatataaacagaactgcatatatatatatatattttgtgtcccCATGGCTCGGCACTCCTCGTCACAacagtgtatatacactcacctaaaggattattaggaacaccatactaatactgtgtttgaccccctttcgccttcagaactgccttaattctacgtggcattgattcaacaaggtgctgaaagcattctttagaaatgttgccccatattgataggatagcatcttgcagttgatggagatttgtgggatgcacatccagggcacgaagctcccgttccaccacatcccaaagatgctctattgggttgagatctggtgactgtgggggccattttagtacagtgaactcattgtcatgtttaagaaaccaatttgaaatgattcgagctttgtgacatggtgcattatcctgctggaagtagccatcagaggatgggtacatggtggccataaagggatggacatggtcagaaacaatgctcaggtaggccgtggcatttaaacgatgcccaattggcactaaggggcctaaagtgtgccaagaaaacatcccccacaccattacaccaccaccaccagcctgcacagtggtaacaaggcatgatggatccatgttctcattctgtttacgccaaattctgacagaaatcgagactcatcagaccaggcaacatttttccagtcttcaactgtccaattttggtgagctcttgcaaattgtagcctctttttcctatttgtagtggagatgagtggtacccagtggggtcttctgctgttgtagcccatccgcctcaaggttgtgcgtgttgtggcttcacaaatgctttgctgcatacctcggttgtaacgagtggttatttcaggcaaagttgctcttctatcagcttgaatcagtcggcccattctcctctgacctctagcatcaacaaggcattttcgcccacaggactgccgcatactggatgtatttcccttttcacaccattctttgtaaaccctagaaatggttgtgcgtgaaattcccagtaactgagcagattgtgaaatactcagaccggcccgtctggcaccaacaaccatgtcacgctcaaaattgcttaaatcacctttctttcccattctgacattcagtttggagttcaggagattgtcttgaccaggaccacacccctaaatgcattgaagcaactgccatgtgattggttgtttagataattgcattaatgagaaattgaacaggtgttcctaataatcctttaggtgagtgtatatatatatatatatgaaatgcttatatatataaacacatacattgTATTCAAATATGTAACTAAATTCAATATACAGTTGTGGCCAGTGTTTATCCTTTTGAACTTTTATTCCAGAAAATCACAAAACTCAAGCCTTAAActgaagaaaaacaattaaaacgggaatatttcataaaaaaaaattttttttccaaaatgcattggccataattattggcacccttgtaTTCagtactttttgcaacctccctttgccatctgagtcttctcttataatgcttaatgaggttggaga
The sequence above is a segment of the Xyrauchen texanus isolate HMW12.3.18 chromosome 2, RBS_HiC_50CHRs, whole genome shotgun sequence genome. Coding sequences within it:
- the si:ch73-335l21.4 gene encoding E3 ubiquitin-protein ligase-like translates to MLLETECGICYRTFNVGRRCPRQLICKHTFCESCLVTLAQSVEGPEPRLLCPLCRHSTPLSEARIKDNLPVDEDIFERLVSASCLEECTDDDEDTEEPDQDAPSPRKTDSPPPRSPSGRLMRSIRRLCKKLTGESRNCMTDDDLRDLAMMSCYMM